Below is a window of Brassica napus cultivar Da-Ae chromosome A5, Da-Ae, whole genome shotgun sequence DNA.
taaaggCAACATAAATGTACAAACTAGCTAGATTCGCGAGATATCATTTTCTAAACCATAAGCCATACactaatatatagtttttttttctctcactaATATATAGTTCAATTAAcgttataattatatattcaactAACATCAGCTACACTACATATATCATCTTTGTTTATTAGATATCATAGCTATTTAAATTAAAGTGGAtcagttaaatatatatatatatatatatatatatatatatatatatatatatagatagatatatgtaTTCAGTTAAATGGTGGATTCCTTAAATGGTCGAAGtatctatttatttaataaaatgaaaattgtatatttactttttcctGGTAGAGGAAAcccttattttaatattttataagctTGAAGCAACAGCTTACATGATTATATATCACGGACGATaaagaaccctaaattctaaaacaCACACATGCAAGTATCTATGCATACATACACACTTAGACGTTATTATGTGTTtccataatataaattaaatatatatccatCAAGCATCCATGAGTTGGTTAATGAGAGGGATGATCTTGTCCTTGGTTAACGGTTTTGCCAAGCAATGGTTAAGTCCAGCTTCCATGAAAGCCCTGCGCTCCTCTTCATTGTCAGCCAGTGAAGTCACCCCAACAATCATTGACTTCACTTCCATTTCTCTTAGCTTCTTAGTTGtctaaataaaacaaacaaaataaagaacATAAGAAAGTGACAAGGATATTAGCCATGAGGTTAATTAAATAATCTGTTTATTTCCATAGACtaagattattaattaattgtaCCGAAACTCCATCCCTCTCGGGCATTTCTTTGTCCATTAGGATAAGGTCAAAAGATGAGCCGCCGTCACGGTGGATGATTACTGCCTCCTCGCCGTTATTTGCTGTCTGTGAAATACCCCCTATCGCTTTGATGATCTTCTCATGAATTATAAGGTTTAGTGGATCATCATCGACGATCAACACGTTtagtttcttctttattttctcGATATCTCCCATGGATTTTGTTGCCATCTTCGATTTTATCTTCGAACAatcttcacaaaaaaaaagctaattaaaaaaaaaatgaaacatgcAGTATGGAAATGAACTTGCAAGTGTTCGCATGCATGTGATTATCatttgaacaaaaaagaaaattgtaattaTCTTCTTGAATGCATGGTTCCGTGTTTGTATGTAATTGTTTGTATATGCATACGTATTACATATGTAATCTAAAAAGGTTAGAAGTGGCTTACGATTTGGATTCTAAAGAAGACTGTGAATTGTGTTCTAGGAACTTAGACATTGATCGAGATTTATAGTTGGAAAAGGTGCAAAAGCATATTTTCACGTCACTAAGGAAAGCATCTTTTACATGAATTTTGCTGGAATGTAATCTGCATTTTTGCAACTGGGTTGTTTTAACAAACTAATATGAGaacaataaaatcaaaatgGGGAAAATATTATGAATACATAAGAAAATACATGTGAAAATATCTTTAATTAATTTATCTAGATCATAATCAGATTCTATGTTTGTTCTTTGTTCGTATTAGTTCTTTCTAATTGTTAATAAAGAAACtaaaataagaattttatttgaacTTTTCGGCATAGGAACTGTTAATAAAGATTATAtactttttcattattttgtttgttgGGTTAAAGGTCTTGCTGAACGGTGAACAAGATCTTTATCAAATCTATGCTAAGATATAAAAGTAAAGATTCTCATGGAGCATAGAAGGTATGCTTAAGCAAATTAAGCATAGAACTTAATGCGTCAACATCAGTGCTCATAAGCTGAGTTCGTAATGGCTTCTTAGGACTAATTTTTTGCTATTAATTTCTTATGAAATGTTTTGTACGTACAATCTTGGAAAAAAAATAGGAATTACTTTATTATGAAAATTGTCTTGTAAAATCGTGAAAGATGAAAATGTAAATCATACTTGAGATATTTCAAAAACTTATGCATCAGTTGTCTATTATTTCAACATTGGTGCGTTTGTTTGAGAACAAGTCTACCCTTTTTGGGAATGCTTACATATTTTGACGGTATTTTTTACCCAAAAATAAAAGTTCGCAAAGATTCGATGGGATATGGCattgaatttttgtttgttttatataatgcAAAGCTGGACTTCTGCTCACGTTTTACACGAAATCTACGAAGCCAATACtttcttctaaaaaaaaaaatatggaaagtTTTTCGGAGCATTTCATAAATGGATGACAATGGT
It encodes the following:
- the LOC106381683 gene encoding two-component response regulator ARR22-like, whose protein sequence is MATKSMGDIEKIKKKLNVLIVDDDPLNLIIHEKIIKAIGGISQTANNGEEAVIIHRDGGSSFDLILMDKEMPERDGVSTTKKLREMEVKSMIVGVTSLADNEEERRAFMEAGLNHCLAKPLTKDKIIPLINQLMDA